Proteins encoded by one window of Hymenobacter sp. J193:
- a CDS encoding glycosyl hydrolase, protein MPAFSTFFSTVRPARQWLAALLLLAAGSAAAQTPLKSLNYLYSISGKKTIGGIHNKEPLNEPTFYTDKLQFATGKYAGLWGGDFLFQEYNNRWQMILEAEKQWQQGALVTLTWHACNPAQNVSPCQFSGGVTSTMSDADWTALVTEGTVLNTRWKTWLDELVPYFQYLKSRGVEVAFRPLHETNQSAFWWGGRPGANGSRKLYQITHDYLRNTKGLSNIVWVWNIQDFPTLPADVTDYSPGADYFDVASLDFYNGDGLTAAKYEAMLAVAAGKPIAIGELGQLPTAAQLLAQPKWTYFMGWSELVFSQNSPAQLQALYSAANVLTREEMPGWNAATPNAGNLAYQRPVTVSSTEAPNEARFAVDGDPTTRWSSLYADPQELVVDLGATYLLSYLTILWETALGKDFELLASTDQTTWTSLRKVAGNTSLFNEYTDLNASARYLKLRGTARGTAYGFSIRELAVYGSVATAAAEATDPALRVQAYPNPATDQLTVALGAAWPAATQLTLLTSTGQTVATFAGSGSTRRLPLASLRAGLYLLRVQSAQRVHTLKITKQ, encoded by the coding sequence ATGCCTGCTTTTTCTACATTTTTTTCTACTGTCCGCCCAGCCCGGCAGTGGCTGGCGGCGCTGTTGCTGCTGGCCGCCGGGAGTGCCGCGGCCCAAACGCCGCTCAAGTCGCTCAACTACCTGTACAGCATATCCGGCAAGAAAACCATCGGCGGCATCCATAACAAGGAGCCGCTGAATGAGCCCACGTTCTACACCGACAAGTTGCAGTTTGCCACCGGCAAATATGCCGGCCTCTGGGGTGGGGACTTCCTGTTCCAGGAGTACAACAACCGGTGGCAGATGATTCTGGAAGCGGAAAAGCAGTGGCAGCAGGGGGCTTTGGTTACCTTGACCTGGCACGCCTGCAACCCCGCCCAGAACGTGTCGCCCTGCCAGTTTTCGGGCGGCGTGACCAGCACCATGTCCGATGCCGACTGGACGGCCCTGGTCACCGAAGGCACCGTGCTGAACACCCGCTGGAAAACCTGGCTTGATGAGCTGGTGCCCTACTTTCAGTACCTGAAAAGCAGAGGCGTGGAAGTGGCTTTCCGCCCCCTGCACGAAACCAACCAAAGCGCCTTCTGGTGGGGCGGCCGGCCCGGGGCCAACGGCTCCCGCAAGCTCTACCAGATAACCCACGACTACCTGCGCAACACGAAGGGCCTGTCGAACATCGTGTGGGTGTGGAACATCCAGGACTTCCCGACCCTGCCCGCCGACGTAACCGACTACAGCCCCGGCGCCGACTACTTCGACGTGGCTTCGCTGGACTTCTACAACGGGGACGGGCTGACCGCGGCCAAGTACGAGGCCATGCTGGCCGTGGCGGCCGGCAAGCCCATTGCCATCGGCGAGCTGGGCCAGCTGCCCACGGCCGCCCAGCTGCTGGCCCAGCCTAAGTGGACCTATTTCATGGGCTGGTCGGAGCTGGTGTTCTCCCAGAATTCCCCCGCCCAGCTCCAGGCCCTGTACTCCGCCGCTAACGTGCTGACGCGGGAAGAAATGCCCGGCTGGAATGCTGCTACCCCCAACGCGGGCAATCTGGCCTACCAGCGCCCGGTCACGGTGTCCTCCACCGAGGCCCCGAATGAGGCCCGCTTTGCCGTGGATGGCGACCCGACCACCCGCTGGAGCTCCCTCTACGCCGACCCGCAGGAGCTGGTCGTGGACCTCGGGGCCACTTACCTGCTCAGTTACCTCACCATCCTGTGGGAAACGGCCCTGGGCAAGGACTTCGAGCTGCTGGCTTCCACCGACCAAACCACCTGGACCTCGCTGCGCAAAGTAGCCGGCAATACCAGCCTGTTCAACGAGTACACGGACCTGAACGCCTCGGCCCGCTACCTGAAGCTGCGCGGCACGGCGCGGGGCACGGCCTACGGCTTCTCCATCCGGGAGCTGGCCGTGTACGGCAGCGTGGCCACCGCCGCGGCCGAAGCCACCGACCCCGCCCTGCGCGTGCAGGCCTACCCCAACCCGGCCACCGACCAGCTCACGGTAGCGCTGGGCGCCGCCTGGCCGGCCGCTACCCAGCTCACCCTGCTCACCAGCACGGGCCAGACAGTGGCCACCTTCGCCGGCTCCGGCAGCACCCGCCGGTTGCCGCTGGCCAGCCTGCGCGCCGGCCTGTATTTGCTGCGCGTGCAGAGCGCCCAGCGGGTGCATACTCTCAAGATTACCAAGCAATAA
- a CDS encoding sodium:solute symporter family protein, whose product MRLHLLDLLIIAAYLLTTVFIGLWYRKKAREDKDSYLLGGKTLPWYKLGLSDASDMFDISGTMWMVSLCFVYGMKSIWIPWLWPVFNQVFLMMYLSRWLRRSNASTGAEWLATRFGTRGPGVAASHQVVIAFALLSCLGFLAYGFVGLGKFIEIFVPWTLVKDYVPFAVAPQYVPHMYGIVFTLFAMFYSIIGGMHSIVLGDLIKYAIMTVACLAIAVIAYLELQGKTLNVPDGWYNPFFGQRLDLDWSRIIGQVNQKIDSDGYSLFSIFFMMMAFKGVFASLAGPAPNYDMQKILSTRSPEEASKMSGFVSIILLPIRYSLIVGLTILGLLYYDQMNLVAPDGTMDFERILPEAINRFLPVGLMGLVLTGLLGAFMGTFSGTVNAAQAYIVNDIYLKYINPNSSTGQIMSINYLVGVVVVAVGVLLGFLARDVNSVLQWIVSALYGGYIASNVLKWHWWRFNATGFFWGMLTGIVSALVASRFFEGVEFLYFFPVLFALSMAGSVIGTYLSPPTDVEVLKAFYRNVRPWGFWGPINALVVAEDLAFQPNRNFRLNMFNVVLGIIAQLCLTILPMYLLLSQKVPMLVALAILAVVVVILKKTWWNRLSDY is encoded by the coding sequence ATGCGTCTACATCTGCTCGACCTGCTCATCATTGCTGCCTACCTGCTCACCACTGTCTTCATTGGGTTGTGGTACCGCAAAAAGGCCCGCGAAGACAAGGACAGCTACCTGCTCGGCGGCAAAACCCTGCCCTGGTACAAGCTCGGCCTGAGCGACGCCTCCGACATGTTCGACATCAGCGGCACGATGTGGATGGTGAGCCTCTGCTTTGTGTATGGCATGAAAAGCATCTGGATACCGTGGCTGTGGCCGGTGTTCAACCAGGTGTTTCTGATGATGTACCTCTCGCGCTGGCTGCGCCGCTCCAACGCCTCTACCGGGGCCGAGTGGCTGGCCACGCGCTTTGGCACCCGCGGGCCGGGCGTGGCGGCCTCCCACCAGGTGGTTATTGCCTTCGCGCTGCTCAGCTGCCTGGGCTTTCTGGCCTACGGGTTCGTGGGGCTGGGCAAGTTCATCGAAATCTTCGTGCCCTGGACGCTGGTAAAGGACTACGTGCCCTTCGCCGTGGCCCCGCAGTACGTGCCGCACATGTACGGCATCGTGTTCACGCTCTTTGCCATGTTCTACTCCATCATCGGGGGCATGCACAGCATCGTGCTCGGCGACCTGATCAAGTACGCCATCATGACGGTGGCCTGCCTGGCTATTGCCGTCATTGCCTACCTGGAGCTGCAGGGCAAGACCTTGAACGTGCCGGATGGCTGGTATAACCCGTTTTTCGGGCAGCGGCTCGACCTCGACTGGTCGCGCATTATCGGGCAGGTCAACCAGAAAATCGACAGCGACGGGTACTCCCTGTTCAGCATCTTCTTTATGATGATGGCCTTTAAGGGCGTGTTTGCCTCCCTGGCCGGCCCCGCGCCCAACTACGACATGCAGAAGATTCTCTCGACCCGCTCGCCCGAAGAGGCCAGCAAGATGAGCGGGTTCGTGTCCATTATTCTGCTGCCCATCCGCTACTCGCTTATCGTGGGCCTCACCATTCTGGGCTTGCTGTACTACGACCAGATGAACCTGGTAGCGCCCGACGGCACCATGGACTTTGAGCGGATTCTGCCTGAGGCCATCAACCGGTTTCTGCCCGTGGGCCTGATGGGCCTGGTGCTGACGGGCTTGCTGGGCGCCTTTATGGGCACGTTCAGCGGCACAGTGAATGCCGCCCAGGCCTACATCGTCAACGACATCTACCTGAAATACATCAACCCCAACTCCAGCACCGGGCAAATCATGTCCATCAACTACCTGGTGGGCGTGGTGGTAGTGGCCGTGGGCGTGCTGCTGGGCTTTCTGGCCAGGGACGTGAACAGCGTGCTGCAGTGGATAGTATCGGCGCTGTACGGGGGCTACATTGCGTCCAACGTGCTTAAGTGGCATTGGTGGCGCTTTAATGCCACCGGCTTTTTCTGGGGCATGCTCACCGGCATTGTGTCGGCGCTGGTGGCCTCGCGGTTTTTTGAGGGTGTGGAGTTTCTCTACTTCTTCCCCGTGCTGTTTGCCTTGTCGATGGCGGGCTCGGTAATTGGGACTTACCTCTCGCCGCCTACCGACGTGGAAGTGCTCAAGGCCTTTTACCGCAACGTGCGGCCCTGGGGCTTCTGGGGCCCGATCAACGCCCTGGTGGTAGCCGAAGACCTCGCGTTCCAGCCCAACCGCAATTTCCGGCTGAACATGTTCAACGTGGTGCTGGGCATTATCGCGCAGCTCTGCCTCACCATCCTGCCCATGTACCTGCTGCTTTCCCAGAAGGTGCCGATGCTCGTGGCGCTGGCCATCCTGGCCGTGGTAGTGGTGATTTTGAAAAAGACCTGGTGGAACCGCCTGTCGGACTACTAA
- a CDS encoding glycosidase: MENLFQQRLHALENHQSSLLSRPNKPQPLGNGIFTRYQHPVLTAAHVPLSWRYDFNPRTNPYLMERLGVNAAFNAGAIKHEGKYLLVARVEGLDRKSFFAVAESPNGLDNFVFRERPITMPKTAEPDTNVYDMRVVQHEDGWIYGLFCTERKDPAARPGDESAAVAQCGIARTRDLVSWERLPDLRTPSPQQRNVVLHPEFVQGKYALYTRPQDSFIEAGAGGGIGFGLTDSMENAVVDQEWIVDGKQYHTVYEAKNGQGPAPIKTAQGWLHLAHGVRNTAAGLRYVLYVFLTDLQEPAKVLHKPGGYFIAPEGEERVGDVSNVVFSNGWILDEDGTVFIYYASSDTRTHVATTTVEQLVDYALHTPADEFSSAASVRQINNLIDQNQAYLNRAPRTATPHYNGVTV, encoded by the coding sequence ATGGAAAACTTATTTCAACAACGCCTCCACGCGCTGGAAAACCACCAGTCGTCGCTGCTTTCCCGCCCCAACAAGCCACAGCCCCTGGGCAACGGCATCTTTACCCGCTACCAGCACCCGGTGCTCACGGCCGCCCACGTACCGCTGAGCTGGCGCTACGACTTCAACCCCCGCACCAACCCCTACCTGATGGAGCGGCTGGGCGTTAATGCCGCCTTCAACGCCGGCGCCATCAAGCACGAAGGCAAATACTTGCTGGTGGCCCGGGTGGAAGGGCTGGACCGCAAATCCTTTTTTGCGGTGGCCGAAAGCCCCAACGGCCTTGACAACTTCGTGTTCCGGGAGCGGCCCATCACCATGCCCAAAACCGCGGAGCCCGACACCAACGTGTACGACATGCGCGTGGTGCAGCACGAGGACGGCTGGATCTACGGCCTGTTCTGCACCGAGCGCAAAGACCCCGCCGCCCGTCCCGGCGACGAATCGGCGGCCGTGGCCCAGTGCGGCATTGCCCGCACCCGCGACCTGGTTTCCTGGGAGCGGCTGCCGGACCTGCGCACGCCCTCGCCTCAGCAGCGCAATGTGGTGCTGCACCCCGAGTTTGTGCAAGGCAAGTACGCCCTCTACACCCGGCCCCAGGACAGCTTTATTGAGGCGGGCGCCGGCGGCGGCATCGGCTTCGGGCTGACCGATTCAATGGAAAACGCGGTGGTCGACCAGGAGTGGATTGTGGACGGCAAGCAGTACCACACAGTGTACGAGGCGAAAAACGGCCAGGGCCCCGCACCCATCAAGACAGCCCAGGGCTGGCTGCACCTGGCTCACGGCGTGCGCAACACGGCGGCCGGCCTGCGTTACGTGCTGTACGTGTTTTTGACCGACCTGCAGGAGCCGGCCAAGGTGCTGCACAAGCCGGGCGGCTACTTCATTGCCCCGGAAGGCGAGGAACGGGTAGGCGACGTGTCCAACGTGGTGTTCAGCAACGGCTGGATTCTGGACGAGGACGGCACCGTGTTCATTTACTACGCCTCCTCCGACACCCGCACCCACGTAGCCACCACCACCGTGGAGCAGCTCGTGGACTACGCCCTGCACACGCCCGCCGATGAGTTTAGCTCCGCCGCCTCGGTCCGCCAGATCAACAACCTCATCGACCAGAACCAGGCGTACCTGAACCGCGCTCCGCGTACAGCCACCCCGCATTATAACGGCGTAACGGTATGA
- a CDS encoding TonB-dependent receptor: MRQHYPFPHRSPQPRLQWISWPAGAGLGCRALAGKLLLLLVLACTATVGTAYAQTGSVSGRVLDEKQAGIPGATVLVEGTSLGSSTNADGTYTVQNVPAGSHNLVISFVGFNTLKMAITVVAGQNLAVADAALLENANLLNEAVVIGYGTVAKSDVTGSVASLKGSDLNKTPASSVDQLLQGKIAGVQVVVPSGEPGAGATVRIRGASSINGSNSPLLVVDGYPWGEAGNLKQINPDDIESIEVLKDASAAAIYGSRGANGVILVTTRKGKAGKTRINLSTLNTISTLPSKLDVWSDPVDVAVIDNEARQNAGLTPLFTGQDYLGTYYPSVAELRGEDPNKPKWPTRTYWPDEVYRNPFSQSYTLTGSGGNEQTKFSVSGNYYREEGLAIKNYYDRYNGRLNLEQKLLDNVTTGVNLILTHTQRNGGGLSADRSPVFPIYNADGTYFKIGPRDFGNPIAYANEVLNKSKTIDVLGTLFVSWDIASWLNFRTQVSDKYGNSVGDVYEPRDITGTGYLFNGYGVIDNYNGNELLNENYFTFNKNIGTVHNLNIVAGYTTQNFTVRTSRLEGRGFINDALRNESLNTAKTQFATNGQTKSLLNSFIGRVNYSLLDRYLLTFTGRADGSSKFGANNKWAFFPSAALGWKLHEEGFLRDVSAVTEAKLRLSYGLTGNQGISPYQTLDRLGSGRYFTGGEFQTGFGPGTFGYDGYNKIWEGVPNPDLRWETTSQLNAGLDLALFNQRLTLSADYYYKRTSDLLRQTYITPSSGYDRLWINDGEIENKGFELGMSTNILEGPVQWSVGGNFTLNRNKLLSMGEDNFVWNGSSIEMLRAPLNAFIVNEPINVFYGYKTDGIIQTVEEGQAAGLTGDMAKPGEIKYVDLNSDGVVDDKDRTIIGDPNPKFLYSLNTSVSSHGFDLSAQLYGVQGNDVFDFRKFSPSAQLQRWTPDNPTNEYPSVNANRAYYGSDWFVTKGSFLRVQNVTLGYNFKSNFVKGIESLRIYFSGNNLYNFTKYHTGFDPEVPANGQQWGSYPRPRAFSLGVNLGI; encoded by the coding sequence ATGCGACAACACTACCCTTTCCCACACCGCAGCCCGCAACCGCGGCTGCAATGGATTTCTTGGCCAGCCGGCGCCGGGCTTGGGTGCCGCGCCTTGGCCGGCAAGCTGCTCTTGCTGCTGGTGCTGGCGTGTACCGCGACTGTTGGTACGGCCTACGCCCAGACTGGCTCGGTGAGCGGCCGCGTGCTGGACGAGAAGCAGGCGGGGATACCGGGTGCCACGGTCCTTGTGGAGGGCACCTCGCTCGGTAGCTCTACCAATGCCGATGGTACCTACACGGTGCAGAATGTGCCCGCCGGGAGCCACAACCTGGTGATTTCCTTTGTGGGGTTCAACACCCTGAAAATGGCCATAACGGTAGTAGCCGGCCAGAACCTGGCCGTGGCCGATGCGGCGCTGCTGGAAAACGCCAATCTGCTGAATGAGGCTGTGGTCATTGGCTACGGCACTGTAGCCAAGAGCGACGTAACCGGCTCGGTAGCTTCCCTGAAAGGCAGCGACCTGAACAAAACCCCGGCCTCGTCCGTGGACCAGCTGCTGCAGGGCAAGATTGCGGGCGTGCAGGTGGTGGTGCCGTCCGGGGAGCCCGGCGCAGGCGCTACGGTACGCATCCGCGGGGCCAGCTCCATCAACGGCTCCAATAGCCCGCTGCTGGTGGTGGACGGCTACCCATGGGGTGAGGCCGGCAACCTCAAGCAAATCAACCCCGATGACATCGAAAGCATTGAGGTGCTGAAAGATGCCTCGGCGGCGGCCATCTACGGCTCCCGCGGCGCCAACGGCGTGATTCTGGTGACCACCAGAAAAGGCAAGGCCGGCAAAACCCGCATCAACCTTAGCACCCTGAACACCATTTCCACCTTGCCCAGCAAGCTGGACGTGTGGTCGGACCCGGTGGACGTGGCCGTTATCGACAACGAAGCGCGGCAGAACGCGGGCCTCACGCCCCTGTTCACCGGCCAGGACTACCTGGGCACCTACTACCCCTCGGTGGCCGAGCTGCGCGGCGAGGACCCCAACAAGCCCAAGTGGCCGACCCGCACCTACTGGCCCGATGAGGTGTACCGCAACCCCTTCTCCCAGAGCTACACGCTCACGGGCAGCGGCGGCAACGAGCAAACCAAGTTCTCGGTGTCCGGCAACTACTACCGGGAAGAAGGCCTGGCCATCAAGAACTACTACGACCGGTACAACGGCCGCCTGAACCTGGAGCAGAAGCTGCTCGACAATGTGACGACCGGCGTGAACCTGATTCTGACCCACACCCAGCGCAACGGCGGGGGCTTGTCGGCTGACCGCTCCCCGGTATTCCCGATTTACAACGCCGACGGTACCTACTTTAAGATTGGCCCGCGGGATTTTGGCAACCCCATTGCCTACGCCAATGAGGTACTGAATAAAAGCAAAACCATTGATGTGCTCGGCACGCTGTTCGTGAGCTGGGATATTGCCAGCTGGCTGAATTTCCGCACCCAGGTAAGTGATAAATACGGCAACTCGGTGGGCGACGTGTACGAGCCCCGGGATATTACCGGCACCGGCTATTTATTTAATGGTTACGGCGTAATTGATAACTACAATGGCAATGAATTATTGAATGAGAATTATTTCACGTTCAATAAAAATATTGGCACCGTGCACAATTTAAATATTGTAGCCGGCTACACTACGCAAAACTTCACGGTGCGCACGTCCCGGCTTGAGGGCCGCGGGTTTATCAACGATGCCCTACGCAACGAGAGCCTGAACACGGCCAAAACCCAGTTTGCCACCAATGGCCAGACCAAATCCCTGCTGAACTCCTTTATCGGGCGGGTGAACTACTCCCTGCTCGACCGGTACCTGCTGACCTTCACCGGCCGGGCTGACGGCTCGTCCAAGTTCGGAGCCAACAACAAGTGGGCGTTTTTCCCGTCGGCGGCCCTGGGCTGGAAGCTGCACGAAGAAGGCTTCCTGCGCGACGTGTCCGCCGTGACGGAAGCCAAGCTGCGCCTGAGCTACGGCCTGACCGGCAACCAGGGCATCAGCCCCTACCAGACGCTGGACCGCCTGGGCTCGGGCCGCTACTTCACCGGCGGGGAGTTCCAGACCGGCTTCGGGCCCGGCACCTTCGGCTACGACGGCTACAACAAGATCTGGGAGGGCGTGCCCAACCCCGACCTGCGCTGGGAAACCACGTCTCAGCTGAACGCCGGCCTCGACCTGGCCTTGTTCAACCAGCGCCTGACGCTGAGCGCCGACTACTACTACAAGCGCACCAGCGACCTGCTGCGGCAAACTTACATCACCCCGTCCTCCGGCTACGACCGGCTGTGGATCAACGACGGGGAAATTGAAAACAAGGGGTTTGAGCTGGGCATGAGCACCAACATCCTGGAAGGGCCGGTGCAGTGGAGCGTGGGCGGCAACTTCACCCTCAACCGCAACAAGCTCCTGAGCATGGGCGAAGACAACTTTGTGTGGAACGGCAGCAGCATTGAGATGCTGCGCGCCCCGCTCAACGCCTTCATCGTGAACGAGCCCATCAACGTCTTCTACGGCTACAAAACCGACGGCATCATTCAGACGGTGGAGGAAGGCCAGGCCGCCGGCCTGACGGGCGACATGGCCAAGCCCGGCGAAATCAAGTACGTGGATTTGAACAGCGACGGCGTGGTGGACGACAAGGACCGCACCATCATCGGCGACCCCAACCCCAAGTTCCTCTACAGCCTCAACACCAGCGTGAGCAGCCACGGCTTCGACCTCTCGGCCCAGCTCTACGGCGTGCAGGGCAACGACGTGTTCGACTTCCGCAAGTTCTCACCCAGCGCCCAGCTCCAGCGCTGGACGCCCGACAACCCCACCAACGAGTACCCCAGCGTAAACGCCAACCGCGCCTACTACGGCTCCGACTGGTTTGTGACCAAAGGCTCGTTCCTGCGCGTGCAGAACGTGACGCTGGGCTACAACTTCAAGTCCAACTTCGTGAAGGGCATTGAAAGTCTGCGCATCTACTTCTCGGGCAACAACCTCTACAACTTCACCAAGTACCACACCGGCTTCGACCCGGAAGTGCCCGCCAACGGCCAGCAGTGGGGCTCTTACCCGCGCCCCCGCGCCTTCTCGCTGGGTGTAAACCTTGGTATCTAA
- a CDS encoding AraC family transcriptional regulator — MAHQMMREITPLTQNDCFMIFSRVKQEFNFPLHYHEEFELNLIVNAAGAKRIVGDHIEVVEDLELVLVGPNLSHAWFTHQCQSQEIREVTIQFHKDLLDERFLRRSQLNFIQKMFENAQRGILFSREATERIRDRILSLERKTGFDSVLELLSILHDLSASRNMRILSDSSFTNDRLHYNSRRIEKVFEYMNAHYSRPVTLAEVAKVANMPEVSFSRFIKKRTGTTFIDSLNEIRLGHASRMLIDTTHSVAEVAYKCGFNNISNFNRIFKKRKNCTPKEFRQSFSGTRLFI, encoded by the coding sequence ATGGCCCACCAGATGATGCGGGAAATAACCCCGCTGACGCAGAACGACTGCTTCATGATTTTCTCCCGCGTCAAGCAGGAGTTCAACTTCCCGCTGCACTACCACGAGGAGTTTGAGCTGAACCTGATTGTGAATGCGGCCGGGGCCAAGCGCATCGTGGGCGACCATATCGAGGTAGTGGAGGACCTGGAGCTGGTGCTGGTGGGGCCCAACCTGAGCCACGCCTGGTTTACGCACCAGTGCCAGAGCCAGGAAATCCGGGAAGTCACCATTCAGTTTCACAAGGACCTGCTCGACGAGCGGTTCCTGCGCCGCAGCCAGCTCAACTTCATTCAGAAGATGTTTGAGAATGCGCAGCGGGGCATCCTGTTCTCGCGCGAAGCCACGGAGCGCATCCGGGACCGGATCTTGTCGCTGGAGCGCAAAACCGGCTTCGACTCGGTGCTGGAGCTGCTTTCCATCCTGCACGATCTGTCGGCCTCACGCAACATGCGCATCCTCTCGGACTCCTCCTTCACCAACGACCGGCTGCACTATAACAGCCGGCGCATCGAGAAGGTATTTGAGTACATGAACGCCCACTACAGCCGGCCGGTGACGCTGGCCGAGGTGGCCAAGGTGGCCAACATGCCCGAGGTGTCGTTCAGCCGCTTCATCAAGAAGCGCACCGGCACCACGTTTATCGACAGCCTCAACGAAATCCGCCTGGGCCACGCCTCCCGCATGCTCATCGACACCACCCACAGCGTGGCCGAAGTAGCCTACAAGTGCGGGTTCAACAACATCTCCAACTTCAACCGCATCTTCAAGAAGCGCAAGAACTGCACGCCCAAGGAGTTTCGGCAGAGCTTCTCGGGCACGCGCCTGTTTATCTGA
- a CDS encoding AGE family epimerase/isomerase, producing the protein MYRHTGQEQHRAAAARALDYLLAHFLDHEYGGIYWLLDAQGQPLDTRKQIYALAFAIYGLSEYHRATQCPLALQVSQELFRWIEQHSFDPGHGGYFEAFGRRGEPLADMRLSEKDLQAPKTMNTHLHVLEAYANLYRVWPDAGLGAQLRGLLSTFLRHIVDMETGHLRLFFTADWHPVAELESYGHDIEAAWLLREAAEVLGDEDLLTPINAAGRLLTQATAAALLPDGSLPHELNRRTGHLDLHREWWVSAEAMVGFLNAYELSQDELMLRHSRRAWLFAQQHLLDYAQGEWHWGVEADYQPMTHQDKVGFWKCPYHNMRACLEVIERCKKEAARLHLLKESVPA; encoded by the coding sequence GTGTACCGGCATACCGGGCAGGAACAGCACCGCGCCGCGGCCGCCCGGGCCCTAGATTACCTGTTGGCCCATTTCCTCGACCACGAGTACGGCGGCATCTACTGGTTGCTCGATGCCCAGGGCCAGCCCCTGGACACGCGCAAGCAGATCTACGCCCTGGCCTTTGCCATCTACGGGCTCAGCGAATACCACCGCGCCACGCAGTGCCCGCTGGCCCTGCAGGTAAGCCAGGAGCTGTTTCGCTGGATTGAGCAGCACAGCTTCGACCCCGGGCACGGCGGCTACTTCGAGGCCTTTGGCCGCCGGGGCGAGCCGCTGGCCGATATGCGCCTAAGTGAGAAGGACCTGCAAGCGCCCAAAACCATGAATACCCACCTACATGTGCTGGAAGCCTACGCCAACCTGTACCGCGTTTGGCCGGACGCCGGGCTGGGCGCGCAGCTGCGCGGCCTGCTTTCCACGTTTCTGCGCCACATCGTAGACATGGAAACCGGGCACCTGCGCCTGTTTTTCACCGCCGACTGGCACCCCGTAGCCGAGCTGGAATCCTACGGGCACGACATTGAGGCCGCCTGGCTGCTGCGCGAGGCCGCCGAGGTGCTGGGCGATGAGGACCTATTGACGCCGATAAACGCGGCGGGCCGGCTCCTGACCCAGGCCACGGCGGCGGCCCTGCTGCCCGACGGCAGCCTGCCCCACGAGCTGAACCGGCGCACCGGCCACCTAGATCTGCACCGCGAGTGGTGGGTGAGTGCCGAGGCGATGGTGGGATTTCTAAATGCCTATGAACTGAGCCAGGACGAGCTGATGCTGCGCCACTCGCGCCGGGCCTGGCTTTTTGCCCAGCAGCACCTGCTGGACTATGCCCAGGGGGAGTGGCACTGGGGCGTAGAGGCCGACTATCAGCCTATGACGCACCAGGACAAGGTCGGCTTCTGGAAGTGCCCTTACCACAATATGCGGGCCTGTCTGGAAGTCATTGAGCGCTGCAAAAAGGAAGCGGCCCGGCTGCACCTGCTAAAGGAATCAGTGCCCGCTTAG